A section of the Caldalkalibacillus thermarum genome encodes:
- a CDS encoding helix-turn-helix domain-containing protein has translation MNKMERWNMYLEIQQLKKLGLNKSQIARRLGISRNTVYKYINMTPEEFEDMLEHMEVRQKKLDCIKEKLITWLKQYPDISSAQIHDWIKERYPDLTVGESTVRCYVSQLRKEYSIPKIKTTWQYEAALDPPMGQQMQAGRKTIG, from the coding sequence ATGAATAAAATGGAAAGGTGGAACATGTACCTAGAGATTCAACAGCTAAAGAAACTGGGACTTAACAAATCGCAAATTGCCAGACGATTGGGGATTAGCCGCAATACAGTTTACAAATATATCAATATGACACCTGAAGAATTTGAAGATATGTTGGAGCACATGGAAGTGAGACAAAAGAAATTAGACTGTATCAAAGAGAAGCTCATCACCTGGTTGAAACAGTATCCCGACATTTCAAGTGCACAGATCCATGATTGGATTAAGGAGAGATATCCTGACCTTACGGTCGGTGAGAGTACCGTCAGGTGCTATGTTAGTCAACTGAGAAAGGAATATAGTATTCCAAAAATAAAGACGACTTGGCAATATGAAGCGGCCCTCGACCCGCCTATGGGACAACAAATGCAAGCGGGAAGAAAAACAATTGGCTAA